Genomic segment of Pseudomonadota bacterium:
TCGTGTAAAACGGCTCGTGCGTCTCGAAGACGGGCGGATTATCGATGGAGGGCAGTTATGATGAAATGGATGAAACTGGCCTTACGCAATATCATGAGAAACAAACGCCGTTCCCTTGTTACACTCCTTGCCATAGCTGTGGGCTTTGCTGCTATAAGTCTCTTCCGGGGATACACAAGCAACATGTACTCGGGGCTTAAGATAATGGCAATCCGGGGCGAGGGCCTTGGTCATCTCACAATCTTTAAGGCAGGATGGTTGGAGAAAGGAAAACTGGACCCGGAAAAGTACATGTTTTCAAAATCAGAGATCGAAAAAATATCAAAGCTTGTTGGCGATCAAGGCGGAGTTGTTCTGGCAACGCCTCAGATCAATCTGTCCGGTATTGTATCAAACGGGACTGTCTCCACAATATTCATAGCTCAAGGGGTTGTTCCTCAGGACGACAGGACTATCAAGGGATCCTGGGCAGCTTTTAGACCGATCAAAGGCGAAGGACTTAACGAACAGAAATCATACGGAGTGGAAATGTCCCAGGACCTGGCCAGGTTTCTAAACCTGACGCCGGGTAAAGACGGGGTAGTTATGGCTCCTACCCTTGGCGGTCAGATGAACGCTCTCGATTTAAATGTATCAGGCGTATATGATACAGGTTCTGACGCTACCAATGACAAATATATGCGGCTCCCCTTCAGTTTTGCCCAGTCCCTTCTGGACACGGAGAAGGCTGACAGAATTGTGGTTCTCCTGGAAGACACCGAAAAAACCGAAAAGATGCGCGCGCTGCTCCTTGCCAAACTTACAGGCGCAGGCATTGTCTGTGAGATAAAGACATGGAACGAACTATCCCTTTTCTATTCCAAGGTAAGAGGGATGATCGATATGATGTTTCTCTTCATATTCTGTATTGTACTTGTAATTGTGGTAATGAGCACTGTCAATACCATGGGTATGGCAGTACTTGAGAGAACGAGAGAGATCGGGACACTTCGGGCTTTGGGACTTAAAAGAAGAGGCATATCAATACTTTTTGCAATGGAGGGAGGTTTTCTGGGTCTTCTTGGCAGCCTCATAGGAGCCGTTCTGCACACATGTGTATGGGCTGTTATTCGCACTATAGGCCCTACTTACACACCTCCCGGCATATCGACTCCTGTGCCGCTGACGGTAAACTTTGTGCCTCAAGCCCTTGTCCTGCTCTCGATCTGCCTTATTATACTTTCCCTGATTGCGGCAATTATGCCGGCGAAACGGGCAGCCAGACAGAACATTGTAAATGCCCTGGGGCATACTTAAGATATGTGAAGATAAAAACAAGAGGAGGAAAGATGAATTGTAAACAAGTTAGAACATACATAGTAATTCTCGAATGTGTCATAGCCCTTTCCTTAGGCTTTGTCCTTCCAGCAACATATGCCATGACTCCTGATGAGATACTCAGGAAATC
This window contains:
- a CDS encoding FtsX-like permease family protein, coding for MMKWMKLALRNIMRNKRRSLVTLLAIAVGFAAISLFRGYTSNMYSGLKIMAIRGEGLGHLTIFKAGWLEKGKLDPEKYMFSKSEIEKISKLVGDQGGVVLATPQINLSGIVSNGTVSTIFIAQGVVPQDDRTIKGSWAAFRPIKGEGLNEQKSYGVEMSQDLARFLNLTPGKDGVVMAPTLGGQMNALDLNVSGVYDTGSDATNDKYMRLPFSFAQSLLDTEKADRIVVLLEDTEKTEKMRALLLAKLTGAGIVCEIKTWNELSLFYSKVRGMIDMMFLFIFCIVLVIVVMSTVNTMGMAVLERTREIGTLRALGLKRRGISILFAMEGGFLGLLGSLIGAVLHTCVWAVIRTIGPTYTPPGISTPVPLTVNFVPQALVLLSICLIILSLIAAIMPAKRAARQNIVNALGHT